From Manihot esculenta cultivar AM560-2 chromosome 18, M.esculenta_v8, whole genome shotgun sequence:
GCGGGGAGAAAATTGTGGCCAAAACTTTTTTGATATCTAATTTCAAAGGTCACCATTTCTGTAGCGTGAAACCTGATATATAATTCTAAAAGATGCACCATCATTAAAAAGAAAAGCTTTGAAAAAAAGAACAAGTTCAAAGCAGGACATGTAAATTACTCTCACCATTGAAGATCACTTgcaaaaactaaagaaaaaagaaataaaacaaaacGATAAAAGCCACCTCACCCGAAGACGGAGAGGGCAAATACACTCTCTCGGCAAAGTAGAGAGGAACTGTCCGGAAAGGGCAGAGGAGTGGGATACTAGtctcaaaaagaaaagggagtttgttgcttaaaaattttaaatatttatgaacttaaattaatttataaaagctAAGTTAAACTGCCTTGAAATGTGCTCTAAGTCCAACAAACAAGTAGCTGACAATGAACTCATTCTGGTTCCCAATTGATgaacccaaaacatgcatgccTCAGTTTATGCAGATTCCCAGTCGCAGTTCTGTTCTTATCATGTTTCAGATTCCAAAATGGTCTCACAGAGGACCTAATCGAGAAAGGAAACTAATCCCTCATATGCTTTGTAATTTTTCCAAGAATAAGTGTAAATTTCAAATGATGAAGTGTTTCAATTTGGTATTTACGTTAAACTTTCAAAATTcagtttaaaatataaattcaaattcTCATTCATTTGTCAGGCATAACAATCCAAATGGAGAGTTTAAAGCGTTGCAATCCAATTGTTTCAGAACATATCAAACATCTGTAAAAGAAACCAGTCAGGATCACTTGAAAACCAATTCTTACACTTGAAAGTTGAAACTTCTTAAGCACACGCATGAAGGCCTTGAATACAGGTAGAAACCAACAATGGGTGATGATTTAGATGAGAATACCTAACACTCATGATGATTTAACGCCGTTGGCAATACTTGTATGGTGTATATCAATAACAGTAGCTAACATATATGATAGAATGTGTAAATCACCACTCAAAATCCAAAACTTCAGTTTGTTGCATGAAAAAACCTTTTCTCATTCATTCTTAAAAACTTATTTTCTTGCAACCCCCTTGACATAAATTAACCAGTCTACAGTTTTGGCCTTTTCCCTTCTCTTCCTCCATATTTATTTTCCTCTTGTTTCacaatttttatgataaaatcaattaataattatttatcaataaaattattttattctcataaaattttaattattaaatttatgaatagaTTTTTAATCTACTTATATTtcctatttattaatttaattttttaatctacAAACGTATTCTTATGGCCAGACTACACAAAACAACCTCTGCCGTCGGAGCAGCCACAGCGTGGCCAGAGGACACTTCACCTGGTTGGTTGAAGATGCTGCCAGCGGAGAGTTTTTTATCAAGCGGCTTGAACTAGCAGAAAGGAGACAGAGAAGGGAGAAAGGAAAGAGAGGAGGCAAAATTGTATTTTCTGGCAATTAATATGTAAACCTGTTATTGCAGGTCATACGAATTCCTGTAACAAAATGGAGTTTAGGATTTTAAAGGAAGCTTTTGTAAGTTAAAGAAAGAAAGTGAAACAAATCTCAAAGTTGAAAGATGATGGATGCAATTAACCCTTAAATCACATTCTTCATTCTTTCACCTCTTTTTGGTTCATTTCCCTCGTTGCCGTAAGATGAGCCAAATATGATATGGAAAAGGTAGATGAGATGTCCTTTTAGAGAATCAAATTCATAATTTGACTCGAcatctttttataaaaagtctaaattttatttttattacatttacacttttaaattttaaataatttaatctatgAAAGAATGTCACATGCTAATTGTAGGATTAAGTTGTTTCACCATTTAAAAATTGAACAagtaaatagaataaaattaaaattgagggATAAAAAAACTTTGCAAAATTTTGCGTAGAAAATTTAACACATTATACTTCTTGATGAGATGCAGTCCGACGATGTTGCTAGCAGCGATTTTCAAACTTGAACTTAAATCTTATATCGTCGGAATCAGGGTATTTGAGTAGAAAGGTGAAGCCGGGACAGTAGCCACAGGAAATagatagaaaatatttaatcaaGCAAAGGAGATTCTAGGTGTGAAAAGGTTCTTTATTTCTTCATTTGAAGAAAAACAATATGTTGAGAAATTCAATGGTAACTAGTCAAGTGTAACTGATAAATCTTACCATTTTGATTTGTATCCAGTGCTCATCTTTGAGTCACTGTACAGCCTCCTACCAGTTATTTTTCTACTCATTTATTCTACTTTGAGAACAATCTTCATAAACTCATAGACGAAGTAACTTATTGCTGCTGAGGGAAGTACCTGAAAATGCAAAACATCAACCTATTAGAAAAAGCAAGCTGAACTGACAAACCTAAATTCTGAAGGAGCTTAGTAATTAGCAAAACCTTGTAACCATCACAAGTAACAGAAACAATATTTCTTGAAAGACGAGCATAACAAGCTCcagaaaatatgaaatttacttCCTGTAAGTTGGTTCTGGAGCTTCAAGTTCCAACAATAACAGTAGATATGATTAAAAATGCAGAATATTCCAACTCAGCAGCTATAAAAGTGAACATGATTGGGTGTAGCAGTAAAGCTCAAACCTTCAATCTCTACCCAAATTCCCACTCCTTAACTACGTTAACTTACCCTCCCATGACCATTTAGATTTTCAACGTCAAATAATGTTAAGGTTTTGCAAGTCAGAGCTCCCATATAACAAACTCATCAAAAGCAAGTCCACTACATAGAAACTTCTACGTACATACCTGCAGTAAGCTCGGTATGAGTCCTGAATATAGAGCTGGAATTCCACCTTGCTCAACAATCTTCACACTGGTCGCTAATGCACTCATCTTAGTGGACCGAACTTGCAGTTGAAGTTGTCTCCTCACAACTTCAAATGGGTATGTAGCTGCTTCTGCACAAGCGCCAGCAACTGCCCCATACAATAATGTTCTGACTGGTCCCAACTCTAGCTGGTCCAAAGCATTCAATTCCTGCCCATGTTGGTTCATGTTCTCTATTCTTTTCCTGCCTTCAGGTGAATGCAGATAAGCAGACTTCAATATGTCATAAACACCATAGAAAACTGCCCCTGAAGGTGCCATGCTTATGATTGAAGGCACTAAGCCCttgtaaagggaaaagaaacCTTCAGTCCGGATCATGTGGTGAAAAGCACCAATCACACCACCCAAAGCTTCTCCACCAGGTGCAACAATTTTGGTCCGGATCTGCAAGATACATCAATTGAAGTGTGATTTAGAATTCAGTGATGATCTTGGGACATAAATGCTTCAAACAAAGAGCACAACAAGCATGAACCGCTTTATGACCCAAATGAACCTTCAATAGTCCAAACTTCTACTAATCTGCGTATCTCAACCAAGCCCCAGTTCCAATTTAATTAGGGATGGCTACCTGACTCCTTTGCTACTATACTATTCTTTAGGGCCAAAATTGTTGTATGTTGCTAATACTGAACCAAATTACTCCAAATACTTCCAAATAAAAGATCCTGATAGAAAATATTGAATTAGTTTCTCTCTTTTCCCAATTCATAAAAATAGCAGGAAAGGTTCTTTTTACAACTAAATAATTGTTTTCATCATCTATTGTACCAATTTTCAAACAGATAACTCACAGTCCTGGGTTAACCCGTTCACATTCAAAGCATAGATTTAGATAGTCCGCAGCAAACATAAAACTTATTTCGTGCCTACAAAGATAACTGAAAAATTACTAGAAGAAGCCTAATTTCAATGCTAGTAATCTAGTGTATACCATTCTATGTAATTCAATACAATACTCAGCGTTGAGTTACATTGTCCTTCATAAACGGTCAAGTGGCTAACATAGATCTCTTAATATGCCACAATATTACAAGAAAATGAATTTAGGATACCAAAACATTGTAAACAAGCAAgtcaataaagaaaagaaaaagggaaaaagaaaagaccaactTCTCAATTCACTATGAGCTGTTTCAGTAGCGAACACATCTTTGTGCTTAGGGCATTTTGCCATTTTCCAACCATAGTTTCTGTACAAACGTACTTCATGGCTTGAATTTATAAGGAAAACAGGTAAAAGTAAGATTATTATCTCTGCCACAGCCTGGCACTCTGAATTATTCAGAACTAGTTTTGACAAACGGACGCAAGTAATCATCAAGAACTCAGGCCTAGATCCATCCAAATTCTATAATAACAGCAGTAAAATGTAAACAATCACGTAGAATCAAGTTGGATCAGCAGATCAAATTGCAGCATACAAGAGTGCATTGTCATACTACTTGTACACGTAAGAGCATGACAAAAAGCAAAGAGGACTACAAAGGGAACAAAATCTCAAGTTTACACATACAGTGTCAAGTGGTATACAGAGTACGGTAGCAGTAATGCCGGCTGCAGCACCAGCAATGAACCTCTCAAAATTTGTTGTTTCTTCATTCCCAGATAATCTGAGCAATTGTTTCCTATATGTATCATATGCACAAAAATTGACTGCTTTAAATGGAGCAGTACGGAGTATGTTGACAAGGTTCCCCTTCCAAAAGCCTTTCAAGCCTTGCGTAGTTGCAATTGTCTTAACGAGGTCAAAGATGTGTTTTTGCTCACCACGAACCATGTATTCCAGCTTTAATCTCTCCAGTGGAGCAACAAAAGTCCTGGTACAACAGCTTTTGCTTAGACAAATATGAAGCAATTTAGAACAATAAATAAATCAACATCCTATAGAACATTACACCATGGTAATCAAAAACAGCATTCAGTTATCACTGTCATATCAAATGCTGAAGtagaatatattttaaaaaaagtttctTAATTAGAATAATGTTGGAAGTGAAAACATTGAAGCCCATGTTTGATTTACCATCGAAACTAGTATGAAATGCAAGAGATAGAttccaattttctttttcttgtccaTAAATGATCCAAacttttttatgatatttttgtaTTCGAATAAAATTGAAACTAAGATTatgaagtataatatttttggttATTTCTAAAACAAAATTGGAATAGGTATCTTGAGATCTAGACATCCATTTCCATTTCCATGCAATTTCCAAGGAGAACTAGACATGctaggaagaaaaaaaaagcccTTTAGCCTTAATTGCTGCAGTTTCATTCTCATTGAGTAAGGGtcataaatttgaattaatcaTGTACAAATCCAAGCTCTTTGCACTCGAAAAAACAATCACCCTTGATTCCTTGAACTACAATTAACGTGAAAATTATAACAAGATGCTCAATTAGTTCATGAGAACATGCAAAATAAGAggaaggaaagaagaagaaagagaaggggGGAGCTGCAAGAGCAAAAACAGATAAAACTCAAAACCAATTAGAAAAACAAGAACAAAAAATAGCGCATACCTTGAAACCATAGCTGCAATAGCTCCGGCCCACAAATGCTTGGTAGTGTTCATAGCATCACGTCCTCGTACCCTAACATTCGGTTTCCTTCTTCCCTCCAAAACAACATTACCTCCATCGAGCACCTTCTCCTCCTCAATAACGCTCTTTTCATCTCCGTCTTGCACCAAACAGACCTTCGGTTCGTGCACAAGCGGAAGTCCATTGTTTCTCAAGCTCACGGATAAAAAGAGACCACTAAGGGCGACTCGACTACTCCTATCTCTCCTAAATCCCCTTAAAACAGTGTGTTTAGAACAAGAAATCAAACTCGAAACACTAACTGAACTATTCCTAGAAGAAATGAGAttaacaaaagaagaagaaatggtGGGCTCGAGAAATATGCCACCACAAGTGAATGAACTAGAATTCGAACTTAAATCGACCAAAATTGGACATTGGGATCGGTCATTCCATAGTGAATTTCTGGAACAAACTTCAAACCCTGGCATTATAAGATGAAGAGAGATGGAAATGGAGCCGTTTGGGAGATTTCAAATTTCCATGGGACTGGGGTTTTAGAGAGATGACAGATTGAAAGAAAATAGGAGAGTAAAACTAGGAGGATTCCGCTTCGGCTCTACCTTTGTTTCCATCGCCCCACGAAGTAGAAGGCCGTCCTCCAGAGTCGCTCTTGCTGcttgatattttattaattagataaatttataattattaataaatccgtctatatattttttaaaatttattaaaatattttttttattttttatttttattaataaaataatcatttctttttttctttaaaaaaataaaaaaaagcaaagaacaaaaaaatagataatttcCTCTTCTTCTATATTTTTAgctgtaaaaataaataaaattaaataaaaatactatttcattataaaaaataaaaaaataaaattttaaataaatttattaaaattaaaaaaattaacctgttaataattataatattcaaaaataaaataacaaatctctctattaattaatttctagcTTAaactttttttagttttttgttAGTACTGGGTTACGGATTGGATTACTTGACCCAGACTCAAAGAAATGCCTGGTTCATTGAACCATCTCCAATGTCTATGTTCAGTAAACAAGATAGGTCTGAAAAGTGAAAAGATTCACGACACAACCGTGAatttatattatcaattttatggtaaattaaataatatttcgaTGGCCATCCAACTAGGAGGCAGCAGGCCAATAACACCATGTTTTTAAGGTCACGTTAGTTTCTCCCCTCAATATATCTTTAACTATATCAAAAATCATAacacattttatttttgtttgaaaCAATTAGTTAgaccattaattttattttattaataaaataattaactttaatttttacaaataaaacaTTTCGAGTATATTTCAAGTCAATTTTACATAACAATTCGAAAAAAAAAGCAtaataaaaacttttaaattaaattaatttattttaatttgattttttaagaaaaaaatacaataaattataagttatgatatatatttttctttcaagatttcatattaaatttttgttaagcattttgtataaaaaattaattataaatacgtGTTTAAAGATGTTATTTATATATCAAATTAAAGTACATGAATTTTTCGTACAATTAAAAGTTGAGGAACTTTTTTGTTTCTAAGAAAAGGGGGAAAATACGATATGTTTATGAAAGGTTatgagtaaattttttttttctaaaaagaaaATGTTATGTGTAAAGTTTGGCCTGAATTAACTTGCAAATGAGTAATAACCGATGacatatattttaatgatgatAATATGCCGTTTTGGAggaaataaagtaaaatattttaaaatataattttataataaaagaatttttatagtttttatattttaataatttttattgtttgagagaaaaaaaaaagacttttaAGAGATTTgaggttttattatttaaaataaaattttttaaaatatgattttctaagataaaatttttcataattttaaattttaatattttttattatttgaaaggaaaaaaaaagttttaagagatttaaagattttaaagaTCTTCTCATTCACTAATTTGATGATTGAAAGtgaatatttttatgaatttttaaaaatttctaaaatttttattttaaaaactatacttttttcttaaataaaaatttaactttaaaatattaaaaaacttttcattatttaaaaaaaaaaccctcaaaaaacatagggtaaaaattttaaaaaaacgtTACCAACATAATTATCCAAGTTGAGTGCGAACCATGAAATTAATGTTCCGTTTTTTTTTCCTCCCCGTTTATGGGCCAAGCTGAGGATCATGTAAAATAGCATGTGATTTGGCGCCCAAATCATTTTACCAACTCGCTCAAAAAACTCCAACGGCCAAGAGCAAAAGCTCTTTCTCAGAGCGCGAGGGAGACAAGGAGAATTGAGCACGATTTTTCAGGGTTTTCAGTGATCGATCTTCGATTTTAAGATGCAGAAGCTAGGGTTTCCTAGCATGAAGAGCTTGGATCACTTCAAATCGCTATCGGGCCCCCTTTCGGGTTCAGCGAAGAACCTTTCATCTTATACGAGGCCATCTTCGGATTCCATTTCATCGGGAAGTTTCGCTAATTTGAAGCTCACTGCAGGTTTCTCTGGAGATTCTGAGTCTCTGTTTTTTGTTTCTTCGGGAAATTTACAAGCTCGACTCATTTATGCAGTTGATGATCCATTTGTTTGCAGAAAAATTGATCAAAGAGCAGGCTTCCGTCAAAACCGATCTGGAAATAGCGGTACTATAAATGAATCTCTCTCTCCCAATCTATATTTCTATACAAGTAAAAATAGGTATCTATAGGCATCTGTAAAAGTGTTCGTACGCCCGTACGTGTATGTAGATTGTTGTATACTTAAAGTTATGACTTTCTTTTGAGGACAAGTTGTTGGAATCTATTGATAACATGAAAGTGAATGGTgatttgattgaattttttactattaattagAACTCTAAGTTGAAGAAATCAATGGAGCATATTGGTGCGTTAGAGGAAAAGTTGCAAAATGCCTTCAACGAAAATGCTAAGCTTAAAGTGAAGCAGAAGGAGGATGAGAAGCTATGGAAAGGAC
This genomic window contains:
- the LOC110605773 gene encoding probable mitochondrial adenine nucleotide transporter BTL3, coding for MPGFEVCSRNSLWNDRSQCPILVDLSSNSSSFTCGGIFLEPTISSSFVNLISSRNSSVSVSSLISCSKHTVLRGFRRDRSSRVALSGLFLSVSLRNNGLPLVHEPKVCLVQDGDEKSVIEEEKVLDGGNVVLEGRRKPNVRVRGRDAMNTTKHLWAGAIAAMVSRTFVAPLERLKLEYMVRGEQKHIFDLVKTIATTQGLKGFWKGNLVNILRTAPFKAVNFCAYDTYRKQLLRLSGNEETTNFERFIAGAAAGITATVLCIPLDTIRTKIVAPGGEALGGVIGAFHHMIRTEGFFSLYKGLVPSIISMAPSGAVFYGVYDILKSAYLHSPEGRKRIENMNQHGQELNALDQLELGPVRTLLYGAVAGACAEAATYPFEVVRRQLQLQVRSTKMSALATSVKIVEQGGIPALYSGLIPSLLQVLPSAAISYFVYEFMKIVLKVE